CGCCGCCTTCGGACACGGCCGGCTCGAGTGGGATGCGCGCGACGAGCGGCGCGCCGATCTCCGCCGCGAGCGCGTCGCCCCCGCCGTGGCCGAACACCTCGTGACGAGACCCGTCGGGGAGCACGAGCTCGCTCATGTTCTCCACGACACCCGTGACCTTCATGTACGACCGCCGTGCCATGTCGGCCACCCGCACCGCGACCTTCTGCGCTGCGCGAGCCGGGGTGGTGACCACGAGCATCTCGGCCTGCGGCAGCATTCGTGCCAGCCCCATCTGGATGTCGCCGGTGCCCGGCGGCATGTCGACGAGCAGGTAGTCCATCTCGCCCCACCGCACGTCGGTGAGGAACTGCTCGAGTGCCTTGGTGAGGATGAGGCCGCGCCACATCAACGCGGTGCCTTCGTCGTCGACGAGGAACCCCATCGACACGACCTTCAGGTGACCCGGGTTACCACCCGTGCCGGTGGCCGTGTTCGGGACCTCGACCATGTTCGGCGTGATCTTTCCTTCGGTGCCGCCCAGCCGTCCTTCCACTCCGAGCATGCGCGGCACGCTGAAGCCCCAGATGTCGGCGTCGAGCACGCCCACGGTGAGCCCGCGCGCCGCGAGTGCCGCGGCGAGGTTCACCGTGACCGACGACTTGCCCACGCCACCCTTGCCGCTTGCGACCGCGAGAACGCGTGTAGTGGAGGGCACCTCGGTGGGCGCGGCGTTCTCACGTGCGTTGAAGCGGGCACGCTGCATTGCCGCGGTCTTCTGCTCGGCGGTCATCTCGCCGTACTCGACGGCGACGGCAGTGACCCCGGGGAGGCCCCGTACCTTCGACTCGACGTCCTGCTTGATCTGCGTGCGCAGGGGGCAGCCCGCCGTGGTGAGCGCCACCCGGACCATGACCGAGCCCTCCGGCGCCACCCGGATGTCGTCGACCATCCCCAGCTCGACGATGTCGGCGTGGAGCTCGGGGTCGATCACACCCCGGAGCATGTTTCGGACGTCTTCGGGCGCGGGAGGGGGGCCCGCCACAGGCTGGTGGACGGGGGCGCCGGGATCATTGGGATCGGGGACGTTCACAGGCATGCTCACCACTGATTAATACAGGCTAGACCTTGAAAATATGCCGGAGGGCGGCTACCGTCA
The genomic region above belongs to Acidimicrobiia bacterium and contains:
- a CDS encoding Mrp/NBP35 family ATP-binding protein, coding for MPVNVPDPNDPGAPVHQPVAGPPPAPEDVRNMLRGVIDPELHADIVELGMVDDIRVAPEGSVMVRVALTTAGCPLRTQIKQDVESKVRGLPGVTAVAVEYGEMTAEQKTAAMQRARFNARENAAPTEVPSTTRVLAVASGKGGVGKSSVTVNLAAALAARGLTVGVLDADIWGFSVPRMLGVEGRLGGTEGKITPNMVEVPNTATGTGGNPGHLKVVSMGFLVDDEGTALMWRGLILTKALEQFLTDVRWGEMDYLLVDMPPGTGDIQMGLARMLPQAEMLVVTTPARAAQKVAVRVADMARRSYMKVTGVVENMSELVLPDGSRHEVFGHGGGDALAAEIGAPLVARIPLEPAVSEGGDTGTPVVLSAPGSPAGAAFLELADRIVTDLLPPIEMSGCTARIFDLIAQADAEQARA